CCTCGAAGCCTGTGTTGCTGAGGCGCGCGGCGCTGGTGTTGACGGGGCTGCCTCCTTCGATCGAAGAGTGGCAGGCATTCCTGAAGGACCGCCACCCTGACGCTTACCGGAGGAGAGTCCAAGCGTATCTGGATACACCTCGACGGGCCGAGCGCTGGGCCAAGCATTGGCTGGACGCGGCGGGCTATGCGGACTCCAACGGTTATTTTTCCGCCGATACGGATCGTCCGCTGGCCTACCGCTACCGCGATTATGTCATTCGTTCGTTGCATCACGACAAACCTTTCGACCGATTCATTCGCGAGCAACTGGCGGGGGATGAAATGTCCGGGTGGAAACCGGGCCAGCCGGCGAATGCCGGCATCATCGAGCTTTTGGAAGCGACCCATTTTTTGAGGAACGGACAGGATGGATCGGGTGAGAGCGACGGAAATCCGGATGAAGTGCGGGTGGACCGTTACTACGCATTGGAGTCGAGCATGCAGATTCTGGGGTCGAGCCTTCTGGGGCTTACCGTGCAGTGCGCCAAATGCCACGACCACAAATTCGAGCCGTTCACGCAATCCGACTATTACTCCTTTCAAGCTTTTCTCTATCCGGCCTTCAACATTGAGCAATGGGTCAAGCCCAATGACCGCGTGGTGGAGGCCTCGCTGCCCGGCGAATTGGAAAACTGGAAGGTGGCGGAGAAACAGCGGGACACGGAGACGGAAGCGATTCGGCAGGAACTGGCGCGCTGGGTGCGATCGCATCGCGTCGAGGGCCGGACGTTGTTTGCCGACGACTTCGAGAGTGAGTCGGTCTCACGGTCGAGGTGGTCCAATCGAGCCCCCGGGGACGACACGGAGGGCGGATCGCCTCCGGTGACTTGGCAGGGCGAGGCGGGGCCCTCGGCCCGGGTTGAAAGGGGCAGTTTGCACATTATTGAGGGAGGTGGTTCAGGGGATCGTTGGATTTCGACGCGAGCGAGTTTCGATTGGAGGCCGGCGCGAACGAATGATTGGATCGAAGCCAGTTTTCTATTGAGGTCGGCCCGTGCCGGTCAGGCTGGCCGCGATGCGGATCGCATCGGCTGGATGATCGCCTTGCACGATTTCGACGACAGTTCTTCCACCCCTGGAGGCAACCTTCTCATCGATGGGAATCCGGGCGGTCCTTCGGCGATTTATGTGGATTATCCCGGTCCTGATTCCAAGAACCGCGGCAGCCTCGGAACCACCGGATATGGGCCCGGCCGGCGCTATGGCGTCAGGATTACCATGACCGGGGAGGATCGCTTTTCCATGCAACATTGGGTGGATGACGCGCCGGATGGACCGCCGATGGTGTTGAAGGGTGAAGATTTGCCGCCGGGCGGATTCGGTTTCGAGTATTGCTGCGGGCGCAGTTTTGAAGTGGATGACGTGCGCGTCGCCGTTTCGAGGAGGGAAGATCCGGCTTGGGCGAAGGCATCCTCGGAATTCGAGCAGGCATTTGCCGAACGGCAAAAGTCCGCCGACCAGCAGTTGCAGGAGATCGCCAAGCGCCGGCAGCCGCGTCCCGGGCAGGTGGCTTGGGTGAGCGACATGTCCGAGAAAACTCCCGTGGTGCGGGTCCTGAACAGGGGCAATCCCAAGACGCCGGGCGTGGTGGCGGAGCCCGCCTTTCCCGCCTTTCTGTCTGGTGTGGGCCATCTGCCGAAGGGAAGCCAGGCGGACGGGGTCGCGCAAGCGAGGGGGAGGCGGACGGCGTGGGCGGATTGGCTGACTCAGCCGGGATCGATTCAGGAAGGATTGCTCGCGCGCAATCTGGTCAATCGCGTGTGGTTGCAGATTTTTGGAACCGGGTTGGTATCGACGCCGGACAATTTGGGACAGAGCGGAGCCAACCCGACCCATCCGGAGCTGCTGGAGTGGCTGGCTTGGGAATTCGCCCGATCCGGATGGAGCCTGAAACGATTGCAGGCACTCATTTTGGATTCGGCGGTGTTTCGGCAATCGAGCGCTTCGCGAGCGGAGGGATTGGCGAAGGACTCCGCGAATGCAAGCCTGTGGCGATTCCCGGTGCGCCGGCTCGACGCGGAGAGCATTCGCGATGGCATGCTGGCCTCCAGCGGCATGTTGGGAGCCAAGAGCCATGGACCCTACGTGCCGACCGCGCGCAACGGGGCGGGGGAAGTGGTGGTGGATGAGAAGCATCCGGATGCTTTTGCGAGATCGATTTTCCTTCAGCAAAAGCGGACTCAGGTGGCGACCTTGCTTGGCGTGTTCGATGCGCCCTCGATCGTGTTCAATTGTTCCAAGCGCGAACCGACCACCATGCCTCTGCAATCGTTGAATCTTCTGAACTCCGAGTTTGCGGTTCGCCGCGGAGAAGACCTGGCCCGGCGGGTTTTCAAAGAAGCGGGTGGACACGAGCAGGATCGCCTCAACCACATGTTCCTCCTCGCCTTGGGGAGGCTGCCGCGGTTTGGAGAATCGATGGAATGCCGCGCGTTTCTGCGAAAACAAATGGAGTCTTACCGAACGCGGGAACAGGCGGGGATTCGCGCGTGGTCCGATTTGGGGCAATCGATGTATCTCATGAATGCTTATCTTTATCTCGAATGAAGGGTGCCTTTCACGCTTGGGGCCGCAGGTCGTTTCTCTGTTCCGCGGCGGGATGCCTGGGCGGCCTGGCTCTGGCCGATTTGCTTGCAGTCGGGGCCAAGGCGGGCAAGGGGACCGGGTCCGCATCCGCTCACGTTCCGAAGTTTCGTCCCAAAGCCAAGGCGGTCATCAGCCTTTTTCAACACGGAGGTCCGAGCCAGATGGATCTGTTCGATCCCAAGCCGGAACTGAATCGCTGGCATGGCAAACCTTATCCCGGCGGGTCGTTGGAGATCCATTTCGACAAACAAGCGGGAAACGTGTTGGGAGCGCCTTACCGGTTCCAGCCGCGCGGTCAATGCGGGATGGGATTGTCAGAGCTCCTGCCGCACACCGCGGGCATCGCGGATGACCTCACCTTGATCCGGTCGATGACGACGGGATCCGTCGATCACGAATCCGCGCTGCGCATCATTCACACGGGCCGGTTTCTCGCGGGACTGCCTTCCATGGGGTCGTGGATCATTTACGGGTTGGGGGCGGAAACTGAAAACTTGCCCTCCTACGTGGTTTTATCCGATCCGGGCGGACTGCCGGTGGACGGGGAGCGGAATTGGTCCGCGGGATTCCTTCCCGCCGTGTATCAGGGGACGCCTTTTCGGAGCGGACCCTCGCCCGTTTTTAATCTCCACACACCGGACCATTTCACGGAGGTGTCGCGGCGCCAGCAATTGGACTTTCTCAAGCGCATCAACGCGAGGCATGCCGCGCGATTTCCGGAGAATACCGAGATGACGGCGCGCATTGCCCACTTGGAGACGGCGGCGCGCATGCAAACGTCCGTGCCGGAGGCCTTGGACTTGCGCGGTGAATCGGAAGCGACGCGGAGGATGTACGGCCTGGACCGTCCGGAGACGGAAGATTACGGGCGCCGCTGTCTGCTGGCCCGCCGGTTGGTGGAGCGGGGGGTGCGCTATGTGCAGTTGTTCATGAGCGGCCAGCCTTGGGATACTCACGACAAGAACGCGGAGCGTTTGAAGGGGTTATGCGCCCGGACCGACCAACCCAGCGCGGCGCTGGTGAGAGATCTGAAGCAGCGAGGCATGCTCGACAGCACCATCGTGTTGTGGACGGGCGAGTTTGGCCGCTTGCCGGTGTCGCAGGGCAAAGACGGGCGGGATCACAACCGCCATGCGTTTTCGCTCTGGCTGGCGGGGGGAGGATTCAAGGCCGGGCAGGTGGTGGGGGCCACGGACGATTTCGGATATCGCGCCGTGGATCAGATCGTGAGTGTCCATGATCTGCATGCAACGCTTTTGCACGCCTTGGGTCTTGATCACCGCAACTTGCATTATCCTCACGAAGGCCGGGACACCAGTTTGACCGACGCGGAGGTGACCCATGCCCAGGTGGTGCCGGGGTTGCTGGCGTAGTGTGCACGCGCGGTGGTGTTCCGGTTTCCCGGTTGATGGAGTGAAATCAGAAGCCATTCAGCCGTTCTCATTTTGGTGGGTAGGGCGCGTCACTCCGTGCGCGCCGCCTTTGGAAACACCCGGTTTCGGCGCGCAGCGGAGTGCGCGCCCTACCTTGATCAGTCAAAATGAAAACTGCTGGAAGCCATTTTCTTGCTCTTGACCCTGCTCCTGCTCTTACTGGGGGAACGATGAGCCATCCTTACCACCGAAAACCGCGAAGCCCCGCCTGGCGGAGCGGTGATGATCGAAGCTTATGAAGATCGAACACATCATCTGCCAGATTCTGCGCGTTCCCCATGTGGCTGCCAAGACGGCCAGTTGTCAGGATGTCGTGCTGGTTCGCGTGCGCACCAGCGACGGGTTGGAAGGGATTGGCGAAGCCGATTCCTCTCCGGAGGTGGTGAAGGCCATTGTGGACGCGCCGTTCAGCCACAACATTGCCTCGGGCCTGAGGGAGATCTTGAAAAGCGAGCATGCCCTCGAACACGAGCGCCTTTGGCAAAAGATGCTTCGGCGCACTCAATATTTCGGCCGATCCTCGGTGGGCATTACCGCGATGAGCGCGGTGGACATGGCGTTGTGGGATCTCAAGGGCAAAAAGTTTGGCGTCCCCATTCACACGTTGCTGGGCGGCAAGCAGCATGCCCGCTTCCCGGCTTATGCGAGCATTCTTTTTGGGCGCGACGGCCACGAGACGGCGGAGATCGGGAAGCGCTGGGTGGAGCGGGGATACCGGGCGGTGAAGTTCGGTTGGGAACCCATGGGCCAGTCGGAGGCGCTGGATTTGGACCTCGTGAGCGGGGCGCGCCGGGGGCTTGGCGCCGAGAACACGCTGCTGGTCGATGCCGGTTGTGTCTGGGATGCGCGCACGGCTCTGCGCCGGGCGCAGCAATTCGCCGAGTTCCGCATCGGATGGCTGGAGGAACCGCTGAGGCCGTGGGACGTCGATGGCTATGTCTGGCTGCGGGATCGTTCACCCGTGCCGATCGCCGCGGGGGAGGCCGAATGCGGAAGGGAATCGTTTCGACCTCTGATCGATCGCCACGCGCTGGATGTGTATCAGGTGGATATTTCCCGGTGCGGATTCACGGATGCCGCGTTCATTCGCTCCCGGGTGGAGGAAATCAACGCCCGGCTGTGCAACCATTGTTACACCAGCCCGCTGACCGTGGCCGCAAGCCTGCATTGGCTGGCGACGTGCAGAGACGCCTTCCTGTTCGAGGATTGTGTGGACGAATCGCCGATGCGGCATGAGCTGACGCATGAAAAAATGCAGGCGGGTCGGGACGGTTTCATTCAGGTTCCGGAGGGTCCGGGCCTAGGCGTGACGTTGAACGAGG
This sequence is a window from Verrucomicrobiota bacterium. Protein-coding genes within it:
- a CDS encoding DUF1553 domain-containing protein produces the protein MTESGKLLTSARMDLAPRQFRFQTLRCLRWSGAFLVFCLGSLMPSRAAVEAKAHWSFKPLQSPAVPEAIPGWKPRNPIDRFVHSGLRRRGLRPSVEASKPVLLRRAALVLTGLPPSIEEWQAFLKDRHPDAYRRRVQAYLDTPRRAERWAKHWLDAAGYADSNGYFSADTDRPLAYRYRDYVIRSLHHDKPFDRFIREQLAGDEMSGWKPGQPANAGIIELLEATHFLRNGQDGSGESDGNPDEVRVDRYYALESSMQILGSSLLGLTVQCAKCHDHKFEPFTQSDYYSFQAFLYPAFNIEQWVKPNDRVVEASLPGELENWKVAEKQRDTETEAIRQELARWVRSHRVEGRTLFADDFESESVSRSRWSNRAPGDDTEGGSPPVTWQGEAGPSARVERGSLHIIEGGGSGDRWISTRASFDWRPARTNDWIEASFLLRSARAGQAGRDADRIGWMIALHDFDDSSSTPGGNLLIDGNPGGPSAIYVDYPGPDSKNRGSLGTTGYGPGRRYGVRITMTGEDRFSMQHWVDDAPDGPPMVLKGEDLPPGGFGFEYCCGRSFEVDDVRVAVSRREDPAWAKASSEFEQAFAERQKSADQQLQEIAKRRQPRPGQVAWVSDMSEKTPVVRVLNRGNPKTPGVVAEPAFPAFLSGVGHLPKGSQADGVAQARGRRTAWADWLTQPGSIQEGLLARNLVNRVWLQIFGTGLVSTPDNLGQSGANPTHPELLEWLAWEFARSGWSLKRLQALILDSAVFRQSSASRAEGLAKDSANASLWRFPVRRLDAESIRDGMLASSGMLGAKSHGPYVPTARNGAGEVVVDEKHPDAFARSIFLQQKRTQVATLLGVFDAPSIVFNCSKREPTTMPLQSLNLLNSEFAVRRGEDLARRVFKEAGGHEQDRLNHMFLLALGRLPRFGESMECRAFLRKQMESYRTREQAGIRAWSDLGQSMYLMNAYLYLE
- a CDS encoding DUF1501 domain-containing protein; protein product: MKGAFHAWGRRSFLCSAAGCLGGLALADLLAVGAKAGKGTGSASAHVPKFRPKAKAVISLFQHGGPSQMDLFDPKPELNRWHGKPYPGGSLEIHFDKQAGNVLGAPYRFQPRGQCGMGLSELLPHTAGIADDLTLIRSMTTGSVDHESALRIIHTGRFLAGLPSMGSWIIYGLGAETENLPSYVVLSDPGGLPVDGERNWSAGFLPAVYQGTPFRSGPSPVFNLHTPDHFTEVSRRQQLDFLKRINARHAARFPENTEMTARIAHLETAARMQTSVPEALDLRGESEATRRMYGLDRPETEDYGRRCLLARRLVERGVRYVQLFMSGQPWDTHDKNAERLKGLCARTDQPSAALVRDLKQRGMLDSTIVLWTGEFGRLPVSQGKDGRDHNRHAFSLWLAGGGFKAGQVVGATDDFGYRAVDQIVSVHDLHATLLHALGLDHRNLHYPHEGRDTSLTDAEVTHAQVVPGLLA
- a CDS encoding mandelate racemase/muconate lactonizing enzyme family protein, whose translation is MKIEHIICQILRVPHVAAKTASCQDVVLVRVRTSDGLEGIGEADSSPEVVKAIVDAPFSHNIASGLREILKSEHALEHERLWQKMLRRTQYFGRSSVGITAMSAVDMALWDLKGKKFGVPIHTLLGGKQHARFPAYASILFGRDGHETAEIGKRWVERGYRAVKFGWEPMGQSEALDLDLVSGARRGLGAENTLLVDAGCVWDARTALRRAQQFAEFRIGWLEEPLRPWDVDGYVWLRDRSPVPIAAGEAECGRESFRPLIDRHALDVYQVDISRCGFTDAAFIRSRVEEINARLCNHCYTSPLTVAASLHWLATCRDAFLFEDCVDESPMRHELTHEKMQAGRDGFIQVPEGPGLGVTLNEDFVKRYLVAESS